From the genome of Psychrobacter sp. M13:
CATATCATGAGCGTTTTCAGGATCCATCTTAAATAATAACGGACGCAGTAAGGCGTAAGACATAGCAAAAATCAATCCAAATTAATGGTGAGTAATAGGACAATACAAGTAAAATTAACCTATAAAGGCAATCGCTGCGATTATATCAGCTTAATAGAGATAACACTAAAGTTTCATGTTGAGCAGTTAAGGCACTGGACGATTATCAGTCAAAGCAATCCAGCCTCTAACAATACGGTACAAGTGCCAAATAACGGTAATACCAATAATGAATACTCCAAAGCCGCCCAATGCCATCGAGCCATAAGTCATGCCACTACTGTTGGCTAGCGTGCCTATACCTAGTACACCAAAAGCGGATAACAACATGACAGTACCAATGACAAAACCGACAATACTGTACCAAAAGGTCTTAATCTGCCAATCAAAATGAGTTGCCAGCCAAGTATTATCCGCATCGTGACGCTTGATGTAATTCATCACAATAGGCACGACCCATAATAACCCAGCGGTAAAATAGCTCAGTACATATAACAAGTAAGTAATATGATTATAAGCAGTCAGCGTGCGCTGTTGACTATCACTCATGCTATTACTTTGCCGTTGCTGTGCTAAATCATAACTCGATTGCGACTGTATATCAGAGTCAGCAAAGAATCGAGGCGGCTCAGTGATTTGCGTTTGGTGGCGCTGACTATTGTTAGTATCGTCATTGTTATCAGCTTTATTATTTAAAGGGTCGTTCATAGTAAGCATCCATAATAGGCGGCAACCACTCAGCGTTTTTGCTCAAAAGCTTTAAGACACGCCTAATAAAGTATTTTGAACCTTATCATTGTTTTATTGTGGCATTATTGAGCGTTTTCAAGATAAACCACTTCAATGCTCATTAGCATTAGTTAATAATAGTAGCTTGTACTTGGATCTGTTTAGTCGCTATATCTTGTTGCATCGTCAATTGATCAAACTGCCAGCCTTGCTGCTCAAGCTGACCGAGCGCATTACTGACCACGCTTTGACTACTATTGGCAAAACTTAATTGCACTGACTCGCCAGCCGCGACGACTTGCGCATCATTGATACCTGACCCATTGAGTAGAGCACTAACTCGACTAGCCGCAGGCTGCGCTGTACCCTCATTATTGTTATTATTGATCGCACTGCTATCGATATTACCCGCTTGCGAGCGTAACCAAAAATAGTCGGTGACTTGCTGCTGGTACTCAGTTTTGCTGTCTTTGGCGGATTGATACAGTGTATAGCCACCAAACCCACCAATGAATAATAGTAAAAATACTAATAAGACACTCAGAGCCAGCTGATCGCGCGCGGACAGGGCTTGCCAGCGTGACCATAGCAAATCTTGATAGCCACTGGTACGAGCAGTTGCAGAGCTTGCAGATGCATTATTGTTGCGACGC
Proteins encoded in this window:
- the gspM gene encoding type II secretion system protein GspM; the encoded protein is MSILKRRNNNASASSATARTSGYQDLLWSRWQALSARDQLALSVLLVFLLLFIGGFGGYTLYQSAKDSKTEYQQQVTDYFWLRSQAGNIDSSAINNNNNEGTAQPAASRVSALLNGSGINDAQVVAAGESVQLSFANSSQSVVSNALGQLEQQGWQFDQLTMQQDIATKQIQVQATIIN